The following proteins are encoded in a genomic region of Stigmatopora nigra isolate UIUO_SnigA chromosome 3, RoL_Snig_1.1, whole genome shotgun sequence:
- the LOC144194014 gene encoding uncharacterized protein LOC144194014 translates to MKTSLLLWLFLGLWTLEISTLVNSLPGIPIKFEEDVLREAKTDGFLVEDYFPSSVISESLQENTTTQQSNQTSFGIVEDSHNQSLLNETDEGSASGDWPFQPWDNGYSTTSKKDLSSSDSTTTSLSETNVTQSSNTTEWTVLSQTDDSEGFYSGSGNGDILDQYFTIPPSMNFSEGDVVTTPFINTRQEGEDEAERSGFKMLKNKGRAGIFEFPSVQVPGTDSSPTAEQHKGHVTPEWIIILGFVVGVAALVMLCAAIATRDKWNGPRQAVSLQAKVEYTQEQKTENEVFLEKDKPIENGNMSEYTIIPLDELPEKYAH, encoded by the exons ATGAAAACTTCTCTTCTTTTGTGGCTTTTTCTTGGACTTTGGACATTGGAAATTTCCACCCTGGTTAATT CTCTGCCCGGAATTCCCATTAAATTTGAGGAGGATGTTTTACGAGAGGCTAAAACAGATGGGTTTCTTGTTGAAGATTATTTCCCTTCGTCAGTCATATCTGAATCACTTCAAGAAAACACAACCACTCAACAGTCCAACCAAACATCCTTTGGCATTGTAGAAGATAGTCATAATCAAAGTCTGCTGAACGAGACCGACGAGGGCAGCGCATCAGGTGACTGGCCCTTTCAGCCGTGGGATAATGGGTATTCAACCACGAGTAAAAAGGATTTGTCAAGTTCCGACTCAACGACTACATCTTTGTCAGAGACAAATGTAACCCAGTCAAGTAACACCACTGAATGGACTGTGCTCTCTCAAACTGATGATTCCGAAGGTTTTTATTCCGGGTCTGGAAACGGTGACATCCTAGACCAATATTTTACAATACCGCCAAGTATGAACTTTTCTGAAGGTGATGTTGTAACGACACCTTTCATTAACACAAGACAGGAGGGAGAAGATGAAGCTGAAAGATCAGGGTTTAAAATGCTAAAGAATAAAGGAAGAGCCGGGATATTTGAATTCCCATCAGTTCAAG taCCAGGGACAGACAGTTCTCCAACAGCAGAGCAACACAAAGGACACGTAACACCTG AATGGATAATCATCTTAGGTTTTGTTGTTGGAGTTGCAGCATTGGTGATGCTTTGCGCTGCTATTGCAACCAGAGACAA GTGGAATGGGCCACGGCAAGCAGTAAGTTTACAAGCCAAAGTTGAGTACACACAGGAACAGAAGACAGAGAATGAGGTGTTCCTGGAAAAAGATAAACCTATTGAAAATGGAAATATGTCAGAATATACAATTATTCCACTGGATGAGCTTCCAGAGAAATATGCACACTga
- the LOC144194011 gene encoding excitatory amino acid transporter 2-like isoform X2, giving the protein MLGANKMQKQVEVRIDEGHLEPTVETTESACSSICDKIMKNMVLTLTILGVFMGSIAGMLLRHISPLPPDVIMIISFPGEILMRMLKMLILPLVVSSLVTGLAGLDAKSSGRLGTRAMVYYMTTTVIAAVLGVVLVLLIHPGNPKLKANLGQGKKNDDVSSMDALFDLIRNLFPENLVQACFQQVGFIVKAQFAANTLKLEQQIRLFLLLFHYSYLPLQIQTVTTKVQVPTNRTKAPPQFTIKRSLQFKSGMNVLGLIGFFVAFGVVMGKLGEKAKIMLEFFNVLNEIIMKIVGGIMWYSPFGIGCLICGKIISIADLEIVARQLGMYMLTVIVGLIIHGGIFLPLIYLVIVRKNPFTFFMGLFQAWVTALGTASSAGTLPVTFRCLEENLKIDKRVTRFVLPVGATINMDGTALYEAVAAIFIAQMNGIELDWGQILTVSMTATLASVGAASIPSAGLVTMLLILTAVGLPTQDISLLVAVDWLLDRFRTSVNVVGDSYGAGIVYHLSKHELDSFDAQQSRMDDFEMTKNKSYFENNTNQNVYSHHNSILIDDCKVTMGKNGNTAGFSFVEEEPWKSE; this is encoded by the exons TGCCAACAAGATGCAGAAGCAAGTGGAGGTCAGGATAGATGAGGGCCATTTGGAGCCCACCGTGGAAACAACTGAGAGTGCGTGCAGCAGTATATGTGATAAAATCATGAAGAATATGGTTCTAACTCTGACAATTCTTG GTGTGTTTATGGGTTCCATTGCTGGAATGCTGCTGCGGCACATATCACCCCTTCCTCCTGATGTTATTATGATAATAAGCTTCCCAGGGgagatcctaatgaggatgttGAAGATGCTTATTTTGCCTCTTGTTGTTTCAAGTCTGGTAACAG GACTGGCTGGTTTGGATGCTAAATCTAGCGGGCGTTTAGGTACGAGAGCCATGGTGTACTATATGACAACAACAGTGATTGCAGCAGTCTTGGGGGTAGTCTTAGTGCTGCTCATTCATCCTGGCAACCCTAAACTAAAAGCTAATCTTGGACAAGGGAAGAAGAATGATGATGTTTCCAGCATGGATGCTCTCTTTGATCTCATCCGAAATCTGTTCCCAGAAAACTTGGTGCAAGCCTGCTTTCAACAGGTGGGTTTTATCGTAAAAGCTCAATTTGCTGCCAACACCTTGAAGTTAGAACAACAAATAAGGTTATTTCTTCTGTTGTTTCATTATTCTTATCTGCCTCTACAGATACAAACAGTGACCACAAAAGTACAGGTTCCCACTAACAGAACCAAAGCGCCCCCACAGTTCACCATCAAGAGATCACTTCAATTCAAGAGTGGGATGAATGTCCTTG GTTTGATTGGATTTTTTGTTGCTTTCGGAGTCGTCATGGGGAAACTGGGGGAAAAGGCCAAGATTATGCTCGAGTTCTTTAACGTCTTGAATGAGATTATCATGAAGATTGTCGGTGGAATTATGTG GTACTCACCTTTTGGTATTGGTTGCCTAATCTGTGGGAAAATCATCTCCATCGCTGATTTAGAGATTGTTGCTCGACAGCTGGGAATGTACATGCTCACTGTGATCGTAGGCCTCATCATCCATGGAGGCATCTTCCTTCCACTAATATACTTGGTGATAGTGAGAAAAAATCCTTTCACGTTCTTCATGGGATTATTCCAAGCTTGGGTCACAGCACTTGGAACAGCTTCCAG TGCCGGAACCCTGCCTGTCACATTCCGATGTTTGGAGGAGAATCTGAAAATAGACAAAAGAGTAACACGTTTCGTCCTCCCTGTGGGTGCCACTATCAACATGGATGGCACAGCCCTCTATGAGGCTGTGGCTGCTATCTTTATTGCTCAGATGAATGGAATTGAGCTGGACTGGGGCCAGATTCTCACTGTCAG TATGACAGCAACCCTGGCCAGCGTCGGGGCAGCCAGTATCCCCAGTGCTGGACTCGTAACAATGCTGTTAATCTTAACAGCCGTGGGACTACCTACACAGGACATCAGCCTTCTTGTAGCTGTTGACTGGCTTCT AGATCGCTTCCGTACCTCAGTCAATGTGGTTGGTGACTCTTATGGAGCAGGCATCGTATATCATCTTTCAAAACATGAGCTTGATTCCTTTGATGCCCAACAATCTCGGATGGATGATTTTGAGATGACTAAAAACAAGTCCTACTTTGAAAATAACACCAACCAGAATGTATACTCTCACCACAATTCAATCCTTATAGACGACTGCAAG GTCACCATGGGCAAAAATGGCAACACCGCAGGGTTTTCTTTTGTTGAAGAGGAACCGTGGAAATCCGAGTAA
- the LOC144194011 gene encoding excitatory amino acid transporter 2-like isoform X1 has product MPHLHTNQILNFSEINSANKMQKQVEVRIDEGHLEPTVETTESACSSICDKIMKNMVLTLTILGVFMGSIAGMLLRHISPLPPDVIMIISFPGEILMRMLKMLILPLVVSSLVTGLAGLDAKSSGRLGTRAMVYYMTTTVIAAVLGVVLVLLIHPGNPKLKANLGQGKKNDDVSSMDALFDLIRNLFPENLVQACFQQVGFIVKAQFAANTLKLEQQIRLFLLLFHYSYLPLQIQTVTTKVQVPTNRTKAPPQFTIKRSLQFKSGMNVLGLIGFFVAFGVVMGKLGEKAKIMLEFFNVLNEIIMKIVGGIMWYSPFGIGCLICGKIISIADLEIVARQLGMYMLTVIVGLIIHGGIFLPLIYLVIVRKNPFTFFMGLFQAWVTALGTASSAGTLPVTFRCLEENLKIDKRVTRFVLPVGATINMDGTALYEAVAAIFIAQMNGIELDWGQILTVSMTATLASVGAASIPSAGLVTMLLILTAVGLPTQDISLLVAVDWLLDRFRTSVNVVGDSYGAGIVYHLSKHELDSFDAQQSRMDDFEMTKNKSYFENNTNQNVYSHHNSILIDDCKVTMGKNGNTAGFSFVEEEPWKSE; this is encoded by the exons ATGCCACACTTACATACAAATCAAATTCTTAATTTCTCAGAAATCAACAG TGCCAACAAGATGCAGAAGCAAGTGGAGGTCAGGATAGATGAGGGCCATTTGGAGCCCACCGTGGAAACAACTGAGAGTGCGTGCAGCAGTATATGTGATAAAATCATGAAGAATATGGTTCTAACTCTGACAATTCTTG GTGTGTTTATGGGTTCCATTGCTGGAATGCTGCTGCGGCACATATCACCCCTTCCTCCTGATGTTATTATGATAATAAGCTTCCCAGGGgagatcctaatgaggatgttGAAGATGCTTATTTTGCCTCTTGTTGTTTCAAGTCTGGTAACAG GACTGGCTGGTTTGGATGCTAAATCTAGCGGGCGTTTAGGTACGAGAGCCATGGTGTACTATATGACAACAACAGTGATTGCAGCAGTCTTGGGGGTAGTCTTAGTGCTGCTCATTCATCCTGGCAACCCTAAACTAAAAGCTAATCTTGGACAAGGGAAGAAGAATGATGATGTTTCCAGCATGGATGCTCTCTTTGATCTCATCCGAAATCTGTTCCCAGAAAACTTGGTGCAAGCCTGCTTTCAACAGGTGGGTTTTATCGTAAAAGCTCAATTTGCTGCCAACACCTTGAAGTTAGAACAACAAATAAGGTTATTTCTTCTGTTGTTTCATTATTCTTATCTGCCTCTACAGATACAAACAGTGACCACAAAAGTACAGGTTCCCACTAACAGAACCAAAGCGCCCCCACAGTTCACCATCAAGAGATCACTTCAATTCAAGAGTGGGATGAATGTCCTTG GTTTGATTGGATTTTTTGTTGCTTTCGGAGTCGTCATGGGGAAACTGGGGGAAAAGGCCAAGATTATGCTCGAGTTCTTTAACGTCTTGAATGAGATTATCATGAAGATTGTCGGTGGAATTATGTG GTACTCACCTTTTGGTATTGGTTGCCTAATCTGTGGGAAAATCATCTCCATCGCTGATTTAGAGATTGTTGCTCGACAGCTGGGAATGTACATGCTCACTGTGATCGTAGGCCTCATCATCCATGGAGGCATCTTCCTTCCACTAATATACTTGGTGATAGTGAGAAAAAATCCTTTCACGTTCTTCATGGGATTATTCCAAGCTTGGGTCACAGCACTTGGAACAGCTTCCAG TGCCGGAACCCTGCCTGTCACATTCCGATGTTTGGAGGAGAATCTGAAAATAGACAAAAGAGTAACACGTTTCGTCCTCCCTGTGGGTGCCACTATCAACATGGATGGCACAGCCCTCTATGAGGCTGTGGCTGCTATCTTTATTGCTCAGATGAATGGAATTGAGCTGGACTGGGGCCAGATTCTCACTGTCAG TATGACAGCAACCCTGGCCAGCGTCGGGGCAGCCAGTATCCCCAGTGCTGGACTCGTAACAATGCTGTTAATCTTAACAGCCGTGGGACTACCTACACAGGACATCAGCCTTCTTGTAGCTGTTGACTGGCTTCT AGATCGCTTCCGTACCTCAGTCAATGTGGTTGGTGACTCTTATGGAGCAGGCATCGTATATCATCTTTCAAAACATGAGCTTGATTCCTTTGATGCCCAACAATCTCGGATGGATGATTTTGAGATGACTAAAAACAAGTCCTACTTTGAAAATAACACCAACCAGAATGTATACTCTCACCACAATTCAATCCTTATAGACGACTGCAAG GTCACCATGGGCAAAAATGGCAACACCGCAGGGTTTTCTTTTGTTGAAGAGGAACCGTGGAAATCCGAGTAA
- the LOC144194011 gene encoding excitatory amino acid transporter 2-like isoform X3, whose amino-acid sequence MPHLHTNQILNFSEINSANKMQKQVEVRIDEGHLEPTVETTESACSSICDKIMKNMVLTLTILGVFMGSIAGMLLRHISPLPPDVIMIISFPGEILMRMLKMLILPLVVSSLVTGLAGLDAKSSGRLGTRAMVYYMTTTVIAAVLGVVLVLLIHPGNPKLKANLGQGKKNDDVSSMDALFDLIRNLFPENLVQACFQQIQTVTTKVQVPTNRTKAPPQFTIKRSLQFKSGMNVLGLIGFFVAFGVVMGKLGEKAKIMLEFFNVLNEIIMKIVGGIMWYSPFGIGCLICGKIISIADLEIVARQLGMYMLTVIVGLIIHGGIFLPLIYLVIVRKNPFTFFMGLFQAWVTALGTASSAGTLPVTFRCLEENLKIDKRVTRFVLPVGATINMDGTALYEAVAAIFIAQMNGIELDWGQILTVSMTATLASVGAASIPSAGLVTMLLILTAVGLPTQDISLLVAVDWLLDRFRTSVNVVGDSYGAGIVYHLSKHELDSFDAQQSRMDDFEMTKNKSYFENNTNQNVYSHHNSILIDDCKVTMGKNGNTAGFSFVEEEPWKSE is encoded by the exons ATGCCACACTTACATACAAATCAAATTCTTAATTTCTCAGAAATCAACAG TGCCAACAAGATGCAGAAGCAAGTGGAGGTCAGGATAGATGAGGGCCATTTGGAGCCCACCGTGGAAACAACTGAGAGTGCGTGCAGCAGTATATGTGATAAAATCATGAAGAATATGGTTCTAACTCTGACAATTCTTG GTGTGTTTATGGGTTCCATTGCTGGAATGCTGCTGCGGCACATATCACCCCTTCCTCCTGATGTTATTATGATAATAAGCTTCCCAGGGgagatcctaatgaggatgttGAAGATGCTTATTTTGCCTCTTGTTGTTTCAAGTCTGGTAACAG GACTGGCTGGTTTGGATGCTAAATCTAGCGGGCGTTTAGGTACGAGAGCCATGGTGTACTATATGACAACAACAGTGATTGCAGCAGTCTTGGGGGTAGTCTTAGTGCTGCTCATTCATCCTGGCAACCCTAAACTAAAAGCTAATCTTGGACAAGGGAAGAAGAATGATGATGTTTCCAGCATGGATGCTCTCTTTGATCTCATCCGAAATCTGTTCCCAGAAAACTTGGTGCAAGCCTGCTTTCAACAG ATACAAACAGTGACCACAAAAGTACAGGTTCCCACTAACAGAACCAAAGCGCCCCCACAGTTCACCATCAAGAGATCACTTCAATTCAAGAGTGGGATGAATGTCCTTG GTTTGATTGGATTTTTTGTTGCTTTCGGAGTCGTCATGGGGAAACTGGGGGAAAAGGCCAAGATTATGCTCGAGTTCTTTAACGTCTTGAATGAGATTATCATGAAGATTGTCGGTGGAATTATGTG GTACTCACCTTTTGGTATTGGTTGCCTAATCTGTGGGAAAATCATCTCCATCGCTGATTTAGAGATTGTTGCTCGACAGCTGGGAATGTACATGCTCACTGTGATCGTAGGCCTCATCATCCATGGAGGCATCTTCCTTCCACTAATATACTTGGTGATAGTGAGAAAAAATCCTTTCACGTTCTTCATGGGATTATTCCAAGCTTGGGTCACAGCACTTGGAACAGCTTCCAG TGCCGGAACCCTGCCTGTCACATTCCGATGTTTGGAGGAGAATCTGAAAATAGACAAAAGAGTAACACGTTTCGTCCTCCCTGTGGGTGCCACTATCAACATGGATGGCACAGCCCTCTATGAGGCTGTGGCTGCTATCTTTATTGCTCAGATGAATGGAATTGAGCTGGACTGGGGCCAGATTCTCACTGTCAG TATGACAGCAACCCTGGCCAGCGTCGGGGCAGCCAGTATCCCCAGTGCTGGACTCGTAACAATGCTGTTAATCTTAACAGCCGTGGGACTACCTACACAGGACATCAGCCTTCTTGTAGCTGTTGACTGGCTTCT AGATCGCTTCCGTACCTCAGTCAATGTGGTTGGTGACTCTTATGGAGCAGGCATCGTATATCATCTTTCAAAACATGAGCTTGATTCCTTTGATGCCCAACAATCTCGGATGGATGATTTTGAGATGACTAAAAACAAGTCCTACTTTGAAAATAACACCAACCAGAATGTATACTCTCACCACAATTCAATCCTTATAGACGACTGCAAG GTCACCATGGGCAAAAATGGCAACACCGCAGGGTTTTCTTTTGTTGAAGAGGAACCGTGGAAATCCGAGTAA